The sequence TTGGGTAAGGTATTGCCTTACCTGAAAGTCAAAGACGGATATGACAATAGCACTGAACCAAACTCTAAGCTAGAACATTGTGGTGCCTTTGAGGAACAGTTGGACACTAGTTTACCTGCTTCTGCTTCTGTTATGGAAATTAATTCATCTTCAGTAAATGACCTGTGCCCGACATTGACTGAGTTTAACAGCCTTTCAGCTCAGCATGTTCAGTCAAGAGTATCTGAGCCTGAAGTTTCATTACAACTGCCACATTCTGAGGGTCAAAGCTTCCATAAGCTCATTACACAAGATGAAGGTTTATTTCCTATTATTAATGtttccttttttcaaaaaaaaaaaaaagtgtctctTTCCTTTCCAATCTTACTAATGAATGATTTTCGTTTTTCCCCCCTTCAGAAATTGTGTTTCCTGGAAGACCTGCAGACAAGGGATATTCTATTGCAAAATCTTCTGGGAGCAGTCGTCATTCTACAGACAATCCTATCAGCCACCCTTCTCTTCCAAATGAATTGACAGAACCTGGTGTACCAATTCAGAATGATAGTAAGTTGCACCCCTTTGGCTTGCTCTGGTCTGAGCTTGAAGGTCATACAAAACATGCAAAGTCATCCACTCCATCCACCATGGGAAGGGCTGCTCCATTTGGTGCTATGGGTGATCCAGCTCTTGCTGCAGAGATGTGGCCTGATGTTTATAGGAAAAATGCTCATGTTGACCCCAACTTGTATCAAGATGCCATGGCTGCTCGTCATTTCTCACTCATGGAACAGGAATCCAACCATTTTGATTTAGCAGAGCAGCTTATGGCACAACAAtttcagcagcagcagcagcagcagcagcagcagcaactcCAACAACGATCTATGTTGTCTCCTCATGCACACATAAATGAATCAGTTTTAGAACATGTGCCTACTCAGAATCTTTTACACCAACAGTTGGCCAATCGTTCTGCACCAGATTTGGATCATCTTTTGACACTTCAGCTGCAACAGCAGCGGCAAATTCAGTTCCAACAACAACATCAATTGCATCAACAGCAGCAGTTTCATCAACAGCAAAAGCTTTTGCAGGAGCAAAAGATATTGCAGGAACAAAAGCTTTTGCAGGAGCAAAAGCTTTTGCAGGAGCAACAGCAATCTCAAGTCCGGCAGGTGCTTCTTGAACAGTTGTTTCGAAGTCAAATGCATGACCCTGGCCTTGGGCAGTCACATGTTGATCCTCTCAGAGCCAATCATCAGGCTGTATTAGAGCAGCTTCTTCTACAAGAAATGCAACAACGGTCTCATCATCCTTCGAGGCATAATGAACCATCTTTAGAGCAGATTATGCAAGCTAAATTTGGTCATATGCCACAACAAGATCATCAGAGAGATTTATATGAGCTTATATCACGTGCACAGCATGGACAGATGCAGTCATTGGAGCAACAGCTTCTTCAACAAGACCAGCTGCAGGCCAGGCAGCTGTCAATGGGATTGAGGCAGCGAACTAATATTGAAGGAGAAAGGCATATTGGTTCTATGTGGCCAGCAGATGAATCTGATCAGTTTCTCAGGACTCATGCTGGTCCTCACCGAGCTCACTCTTCAGGGTTTGGCCCAATGGATGTTTATCAGCGACAACAGAGGCCATCCCATGAGGAGCAGCTGAATCACCTTGAAAGGAATCTTTCATTTCAGGAGCGGCTTCGGCAAGGTCTTTATGACCCGGGCTCACTGCCATTTGAGCGGTCAGCTTCTATGCCTGCTGGTGCTCCTGGGATGAATCTGGATGTTCTAGCTATGGCTCGTGCTCATGGTTTGGATATGCAGGAATCAAGTGCACGTATGCAATCTGCTGGTCAAGTGGGTACATTTTCATCTGGCATCCACCCTCATAATCCCCATCATCCTTTGATTCCCAACCAATTTCATGGCCCTCAATTGGATGCAATTGAGGGCCGCTGGCCTGAGAACAATGAGCAGCTAGAGAATGACTGGATAGAATCCCGGGTTCAACAATTGCATATCAATCCAGAACGTCAGAAAAGGGAGTCAGAAGTTAAAATGCCTTCTAAAGATCCAACTTTATGGATGTCAGAAGGGTTTAATGATGAGAAGTCAAAACAATTGTTGATGGAATTGCTCCATCAGAAATCAGGTCATCAATCTACTGAGCCATTGGAGGTGGGTAAGGAAACAAGGGCACCATCTGGCCTTTATTCTGGGTTAAGCTCCTCAGATCACCCATTCACTCTTTGTCTAGACCGAGAAGCAGGACTGGATAACACATTTGCGGTGGGTTCTTATGGTTCTAGTTCATGTGAACCATTACAGGATGAGCGGGCCGCCAGTTTGGAGAGCAATGAAATAATGCCATTTAGATCTGATtctggatcattggttgagggAGAATTGCGCTTGGCAGGCATCAATGAGACTGGTCAGGCAATTTATACAAACTCTAACATGATCGGCAAGTCGATTATGAGCAATGACTTCTCTGAGGCTGAGGGGAGGAAGCATGGGTCTAAAAGTGAGGGTGTGATGAAGGGTCCAGCTTTCGAGATTCAGGAAGGCTTGGTTGAGCAAGCTCGGTTGGCTGCTCTAGACCGTGGGGAAATTTTGATTAATGCCCTTAGCAGGCAGTCATCAATTGGTACTGCGAGTAAATTCTTTCTTAGTTATTTCTTTGTATGCCCTGCGTTATGGTCATAttggagtgatttttttttttatatatatttttcctgaATTTGCTATGCTTGTATtgataatggtttttttttttttggactgaaTTTGCTCTCAGGTGGGAAAACAGGATTCTACAGTGACAAAATTGGTAATTCATTTGTGGAGGAGGTTTCCAAAGTTTCCAAAGAGCGGTAAGTTTCCTTTGTGTAGAATGCCAACTTTTCAAGAAAACCTCATTTAATGCATTCTCTTTCATTTAAAAAGATGTAAGTTTCTAAAACTACTCTCCTTAGTTTAAACTCTAGTGAAAGAGGGTTATTGACTTTTTAAGTACGGTAAAGGGTAAGTTAGGaaagttattaatattatgttcattgatttttcaaagatgATCATATTTTGGGGTTATCCGAAAATGGGTTGGAAGTCCAACAATATGGGACGGTGTGAGCATGATTTTgctatttattgaaaaaaaaaaaaaaaaaacacacacacacacacacacacacgtgcacacacacacagtcTTTGAGAACTTTTCTTTAATACTTGTTATATGTCACTCTTTTAGAGTAGGAAGATGATGGACCTCAGTGAGGGTGGTCAAAACTAACCCCATTAGGTTCTCATAATCTGTCTTTTGCTTgctggtttttatttttcatgttttataCTTTTCTTGTTCTGAATCATGTAAGATGAGACAGTGATGTTATTATTCCACAGTTTAATTCTGAACAACTGCTTTATTATTGTATCATGCATTGCTTAGTTTGACCTCCTTTTGCCAGGGTGCCTGTTCCATTAAAAGGGCAAGACAATAATATTTTGCTGAGACGTCCTCCTGTCCCCCACCCATCGTCATCACAGGAAGGATTGTCTGAGCTGGTCTCAGATCAAGTTGTGAGAGGGAAAATTTCTTCTAGTGGTGCTTCTGATGGTATTGACATCTCAAAATCCTTGTACACTTTTCTTCTCCTGGTTAAAGTAATTAATAATATGATTATATTTCTAAATCTTCAGGGGGAAGACGAGAACCTGGGGTGAATTTATTAAGCCAAGGTTCGGACATCATGGCATCTGGCAAGAAAGACATGCGTTTCCGGCGTACTTCATCTTTTGGTGATGCTGATGTTTCAGAGGCATCATTTATAGATATGCTGAAGAGTAACGCAAAGAAAAGTGCACCGGCAGAGCCTCAATCAACAACAGGATTTTCAGAGACAACAGATGGAACACAAGGGGGCCGAGGTGGCAAAAAGAAAGGTAAAAAAGGAAGGCAAATTGATCCTGCTCTTCTTGGTTTCAAAGTCACCAGCAATCGCATCATGATGGGTGAAATTCAACGCATAGAGGACTAGCCCttttgatttgtattttctttttctatatgtTCATTCCTTAAAAAGTTGTATAGGTTCAAAGCCCTTGGTGTAAAGCGTCTAAAATTCGTTAATTTTTTCCCCGTGAAATGATGATACGGCAGAGGCCAAAATGAATTTTTACAGAGTTTACAGCATCATGACAATTTTGTACAGACTAACAATGTCCATAAGGAAAGTATTCAGGTTATGTAgatttgtatattttgagaaagaatgTAGTTGCAGTTGGTTTTGACACTAATCTTCAGAAGTGGCAGTTCTCTTCACCTCTCTGTGCTCACTTGATGTGTTATGGTTCGTAGCATAATGGTTTCCTAAATTTAGGTCCACTGGTAAAATATATTTAGGaacgtttatttttttttgggttgtttttgaCGGTTGAAAAATGTGGTCAATCTGAAatgatttttgtaaaaaaaaatagtttctttGGGTATGAAAGAGAATAGAACTGCCTTCTTTAGCAAACCCACAATCCTCCCTTacattttgtttggttttggttaAAAGGGCGGAAAAGTGAGATGATAGAAAATAgtgagagaacaaaaaaaaaaaaacttattctctcatttttgtttggttaggagTGAAAAGGtagaaggataaaaaaaatgaatttagataaatttatttatatatctttattaAAGATTGATgtccaattaaaataaaacagtgacaaataaccacaaaaaagaGCAATCACCAGGGACGGCCTTAAGAGGGGGCCATGCCCCctccaattttgaaaaaaaaaaaacattatatacaaaaatttcccctaaaaaatatatttttggcctcttccttcaaaatctttacattttaacccatgaaaactaaaaagaaaattgcaacATTCTTTTGCCCATTGCATATTGATCCAAAAATATGAAACCCGTGGGAACTATGATCAAATGTGTGCAGTGGATACTAATGCTTGTTTGTaggtttatttttatgaattaattaactatttttagaaaatattttattaacattaatGTTGTTGTAGCTTGTGGGgtatgtttgtttggtttattttttggactaaattttgaaacgATAGAGCTATATAATATGGAAATAACGAAACTTTTACTTGAATTGTTAATGATGGaaaaattatctataatatttgattttttaaaagagaaaaaattacaaataatttgaAGCTGATAATGCAACATTGCCTTTAGTGTTGATGTCTCaattcatgaaaattttcaaacaatattcCAAAAAATTACCACTGATTAAATTAGTATTCAGtccaaattgtgaaaatatgagaTCATAATGTTAATGAACGTGATGAAATTTAACAAAGCTTGAGTAGatgttagttttgatttttataaacttttttgggtttatactttggccccccaaaatttaaattctggTTTCGTCCCTAGCAATCacctaatttattaaaaaaaaatcatgtaaaaaaaaaaagtctagttattaaaaaaaaatacaactaccGTGCCCAAGccccaaaaaatgaaaacaaaaaaaggcaCGCCCAGGCCTAaatcaaaagacaaaaaaaagaaggagaggCTAcattctcccccccccccccccccccccccccacaaaaaaagGCGACGTTACTGccagggaagaagaaaaaagaaaaaaggcaacTTGAAGAAGCCTTTATGCATATGGGCATTTTtgtcaatcaagaaaaaattcatcctcgttcagttttttttttttcattttgaggaTAAAACATTTTGGTGGATTCGGGGAAAAAATACATGAGCTCcatcatttattttccttctttcttatCCAACTAAACACactctaaaaatattttctatcatattttctctctaaagTTTTCCATCCATCTTGTTTTACCTTCAAACAAACACATCCTAACCCCCTCTCAAAAGCTTCAAAGTGATTAAAATGCATCCTATATTTTATAGGAATTTGGGACATAGAATTCTTACGTAAATGTCACTATATTCAAGTTTCAAGTACTAAGATAAGTTGTTTCAAAATCTtccaaaaatccaaaataaatctaaaactataacaataatctttttattttattttatttttagatatgaTAGTATTTCAAActgtaattcaataataatttccGTAGAGAATTTCCAAAATGACtatagatgctcattttttttacGAGTCCAGCAAGGAAGCAGGCCCAAAATCAGGGGCAAAAGAAAGTAGTATGGAGTGCTATTAAGCTAAGTGGCAGGAATAACCGATAGTGGGTctaaaaaagcaaataaatagaTCCTGAAGAAGTAAGTGAGCCTGAAAAGGCCCGGAAGAAAGTAACAACAAACCCATGGGCTATATGGATGTGGAAAAGTGAAAATGGGCCATGACTGCTACAGTAGGCCCGAAGTAGTGCaaataaagaaagtaaggggctaTGGAAAACCCATGAATTCCAAGGTAAAGGTGAGAAATACTTAggccgaggaagcccaagaagttagtaaaagcTCATGGGAAACATTTAAGGTGGAAAAAAGGGCCAAGGATGCTCAAAAGAGTAAGTGGGCCAAGGACGCACAAATGAAAGTAGGCGGGACAACGGGAGCCTGTGAGTAGCAAAGGGCCCAGTGAGATCATTGGGCATTCAGAgaaaaaacaaacagaaaatgTCTAAAATGGCCCAGCAGGCTTGGGTCAGGTAGATCTCATGGCAAGCACAACAGAACTGTGTGGCAGAAAGCAAGTAATAGAAGCTGGGAATAAAGGCTTGGAACGGCCCACAACCAGGCAAGGCCCAGTCCTTAGGAGATGTAGGCCATAAATGAGGAGTCAGGCGGAACAGCCCATGCCGAAAGAAGCCAAAAACAAGCAGCAGACTAGGCAGTTTAATGTTCAGACCACGGCAGACAGATGAGCAGCAGACAGAATTTTGAACAAGCATGAAGGCAAGGCATGCGTAAGGCCCAgacaccaccagcctgtacccagccaatacaggaaatggtgaggtcaCGAGTCAGAGGTAAAGGAGGTATGGTCTGGCAGTGGGGAGGGGGAAAGACCCATTTTCATGTTTCCTGCTCAAGCCCTTTTGGAAGTATTGTCCTGTTAGGATGACATATTACCCAAAAGAGGTAAAGCTGGGTGGGAACCACCAGATGCATGCTGTGAGAGATAGAGGGAAGGAGAGTATTCACACTGTGGCAGGTAAAAATGCCACAAGGagcaagaaaaacaaaaaaggcttTCTCTGACTAAGGCGGAGGGGCGCTGGTTGGGTGACTGACCAGTCAGTGACGGTCGGCAAAGGAACTCATGCTagacaaaaacggttaagggttaaaatggtaaaaagcCAAGCACGGCTGGCCTTATATAAGGAGCCCAACTGTGCACGGCTAAGGAGGGCGGACGGGGGGGAAAACCTCTGTAAGATAGTGGCTAGAATCACAAAAACAAGGGAGCGAGAGAAACAAGAAGgataagagagagaataaaaagagagtaaaaacaagaaagaaaaaacgaaagaaaacagaagaagaaaagaagtgagagagaggCAGAGGGAATAGAGTGATTGGCATGCACCGAATGAGTTAATCTCCCTCTCCCCTTCCAACCCATGCTCTCTGGTAACAAAAGGAAGAAACTTCATTCAACCCAAGTCACGTAGGCCCGTTccttcaaagcagctaatttccTCCTCAGAGAAATTAGTCGCGTTGAAGGAGTGGTTTCGCTTCCTGACACAAACTCTGTGGAACGGCTTAACGTGGCAGGCTGgcatttgtttctttaatatgCTCCTTATTCTCCATCTAATACTCATTATTTTGTTAACATCGTGTAAGACGAGCACCCATCATTAAGGCCCACTAATTATTTTGCCtaaattcttattattatatttgccTGCTGTAGTTAACGTGATAAATCTGCCTGCCGTAAGCGTACGATCAAGACCTGACCAACAAGGGCattgtttgtgcacaagccggacTAGGAAGGTTTGCTCTTGGACCGGTCCTAATTCTTCGATCCagaaaattttgggtttagtgTAGTGGCAGGCGGCCCAgcccaacacttgcaaaaaatgcCCACACAATGACAAATATCATTGAAATGCCCCTGGAATCTTGAAAAGTATCAAAATACCCCTAACAATGTCTTAAAACCTTATAGATGATAAAATGGTTTTCCCAAGGAATctccgcaaaaaaaaaaaaaaaaagacaaattttgtcaaaatttccaaaatgcCTAGGGAATCttgaaaattatcaaaatacttCCAACAACcgtaaaataaatagtaaattgtATTCATCATTGCATTTTATTTGTAGATTTGTTCAAACTTTAAAGCTATTGGCAAGAAAGTGTAGTCAGAAagttagataattttttttttcctaatattgTTAGACACATGTCTATAAGTGGTTAATAAGGTAGATGTCCATTTTGTAATATATGACACGCATGGTCCTTTTAACTTCTAGTTGATTCTTTACCTTTTGTATTTATGCATCttctttttctatataaagggaTGCAAGACCATTTATAGAActcaacaaataataatattacccttttttattattctacGTCATTCATCTTGGTGAAGAGATAGGAGTGATGAGACTCTGGCTTTCATCGTCTAACTGAACAACCAGATGGAGGGATAAGATAAGTATGTGATAAGCGTTCAAACGTGTTATATGATGTATTTCTTCTGGCAGACGATATTGAAGTGTTAGATGAAAGCCACAGTTCCATAACTTTTTTCTAATCCTTCCAATCAATTAATCTAGGACTAATTTATGTATCAAAAGGTCTAGGTTCAAAATtttctacaaaagaaaaaaaaaagtttttgattgAGGTAGTTTTGTTAATTCATGGATGGTTTTCCAATGAATTGATAGATGATGAGAATTTGATGTCTCAAAATTTCTACAATTATCTCCAACTATTAAAagttgcacaaaaaaaaaaaaaaaaagcttcttttTGGAGGtttcaattttgtaattatgCATGTAATGTGAAATTAGGTAAATGAACGGGTTAGGTCCCCACCCCACCTATAATAGATAGGCTGGATGAAAAATGGgtaattactatttatttaagtAGGTAATGAATGTGTTGAGTAAATATATATTGGACATGTTTATGACTCGATTCGAGACCCTGTACAACCTATCCATTTGGTGATGAACTGATGATAGGCTAGGAATCAGTGGTGATCTACAAGAGGTGTTCCAACTTGGATAATTTACACccacaaaattttcttcttttctctttttacactaaaaaaagTTGacagtagttttttttaattttatttttaattatcaatatttttattttgattgtgcTTACTTGATTTTAGTTGTTCAATATTAATGTTTTAAAGCAGTAAATTAAAGTCGTCATTTGACATCTACATAAGATCTAGCAAAATTGTAACTTTTCGTAAGAGAGAGACcgaaaaatgttttccaaagtatttttaaGAACACTACCAAAGATTCCAGAGCAAgcagttttatttatttttttaaaaaatattttcataaaggGATAGCATCATGAGCCAAGGCTTTATTTTAATACATAACCAATTCTTAAAGCCCATTTTCCTAAAACATTGACAACTCTAACCTAGTTAAAGGAGAACTCCTCAAAGCACTGGCAAACCAATTCAATATCTTTGACTAAGGCTGACTGAAGGCAGCCAATTTTTAGTCAAAACATTTATACATTCTTTGGGGTCATTTTCTATACCCAGAGCTTCAGCCACAGAACAGTTGACAAGTAGACTGTATCATTAGAAATTGCTACATCAGTATTCAACTTAAAAAACTCCCTGAACTGTTTTATTACACAACTAGAAGTTTAGATCTGGCTTGGCTTTTCCATGCTGCAACTGATTCCTTACTCTCCAAATATAGTCAATGGCCATGCCTACCTGCAAATAAACAGAATTGCTCACTAGTTACTCCCTTTAGTTTAGGCCTTAGCCAAAAACTCGTCTTTATGGAATTTCCATTAGAACCCAAACCAGACAGCTTTTGCCAAGACACACTTTTGGAAGAAATGCAAaacttgatttctttttcaacaCCACAAATGGAACATGAAGATTCGTTGATCTGAAATAGTTTGTCTTGCCCTTTCTTTTGTTGGAAGAGTCCCAACAACTATTCtccacataaaaatatataatgtttCATGACCCTTCAAGTACCACAAATTCCTCCACCCAGCACATCTTGTATGATTGGATATATCAGCTTGACTACACCGATAAGGCAATTTAGTTGAAAAACATCCATTTTTAGAGCCAAGCTACGTCAATTTAAGAGGCTTGGGAGTTCGTCTAATGGGAATACTCATAATAGCCTTGCAGGACTCATCAACAAATACTTCTCTCAGTACGATAACAACCCAAGAATAGTTTTGAGTGTTGATTAGGCTTGAAACCATCAAAATTCGAGCAGTCTCTGAATTCAACATAAAACACCACCATTTTTTCAGAAAAGACAATGtctttgtttgtgtgtgtgtgttggagCCAAATTCCTTGCTATTTAAGTTTAACAAAGTGGGACTGAGGGTTTTCATTGTCACACTAACGGAAGTGTGGGGGTTTAAATTAACACAATTTGTCACAGGTATAAAAATAACGCCATAAGGGTGTTTTGATCCCAAAATAATCAGTCCCATAGTATAAGGCATGTAAATGGAGATTCATAGGCAATTATACtatagaattataaaaaaatttacattagaATCACATGACAAATAGGAGTGAAGATTACCATCTTctcaatttaataatttctCAATGATCCAAGCCAACATTTTACACTGACAGCATTGCTTAAGACTGAATCCACTGGCCTTGGAAGAGTTGCGTGATTGTTTTACCCATGATCCACTCCAACTCAGATGATGATAATGGAACTTGATTGGCAATAAGAGACACTGCTTCTTTTGCTCCTTTATAACCGCATTCAGGAACAACAAATGGAAAGTCGCTGCATAATAGTAtattgagaaaacaaaaaatttcccaTTTGATGTTTCTGTTTTTTTCCCCACCCTCTGGGAATATGAAATATTATGTTTAAACTGAATgagtaaaagaaaagataagagttACCTGCCCCACATGACACGGTTAGCACCAAAGCTGGAAATGATTTGGGAAAATATGTTGGATAAATCCTGATATGGAAATGGCATTCTTGACACCCTAAAAAGTGCACTGAATTTCACATAAACCTGCCAAATTATGAATAGTTTAAGTTATCAACTGAATAACTGTTGACAATTGCTtagcaagaaagaaaagaagaacatgTATCATGAGTTATATATCAGCACTAATATTAAAACCAATATAAGTAAAGTACTCTTGCTCAATTACCCTGGGAGCCCTCTCTGTCTAGCAAAAAACTTAAGGAGCCTTAGGTAAAGCTCTAGACAAAGTATAGCAATTATAAAAGAACAACAGCTTCTCTCAATCTCAAGACTTCCAGTACAAGTGAAAATATAATGTTCTTGTATGATATCCTAGTCAGACTAAGATCAACCTTGGTGATCTCAATATGGCCGCAGTAGCTGGAAATAATCAGGGCTTGCATATATGCTGTGTCTTTTAAAGGTATTCAGGACATGTTACCTGCGGGAATCTAGATAGCTTTAGAAGCTCAGAAAAGGCCAGACTTTCATCATCATTTCTGCAAATTGACATGTAATAAGTATGAAGGTTAATATGGTCTTCTATCCAGCTAAAGATTGAAAAGCTTCTTTTAACAGAGTCAAATTACAAAAGAGCTCACGTTGGTGGTTTGCAGAATGCGAAATGATCAAGCAAAACAACTGTTGATGGAAATTCTGTGCACAGTTTCTCAATTTCTGAAAGATGCAGTCCGAGACCCTGAAATACCCATCTGATTAATATATTATCATCTTGACCCCTGTAATCCAATACTTATGTGGCAATTATTGCCCCAGTCACTGAGTAGGTGAATGCACAGTAATTAAGAATGTGAAAACAGAGTAAAATAATGCAATCTGTTAAAATAAGTTTAAGAAATAGGTTGGGACCTTTTAGATTATTGTTTTGTAATTACTTATATAGGTTTGAGTGGACTAGATAAGAATCATACTACCTTCATACACATGAAACCCACTGGTACTCCAAGTTCTCCTGCCTTGGAGAACATAGCCTTGCCAACTTCATTTGTCATCTGCCAAAACCATCCaacatgtaaataaaaataaaaataataaagcatgTGGATAGATGAGAAGTATCTGCCATTTCCTTGCACTGCCTTAAATCTAGCACAGATGTAAGGGGATCAGGACACACCATTTGAGGGAATGCTGCAAGGAAATTAATAACATCAATCCTAATGGTATTGGGTAGCATTTATATGATTCTCTTATCACATATGGCATATTAACGTTGAACGTATTTGCCTTTTGCCCTCTTCAGTATTACATGCATCTGTGATATAGTTTAAAGGGGAAAGCAGACCATTTGATAGGAGTTCTGGAAAGAAACTTCCAATTTTAGAACTCAACAGCTAGTTTCTGTTCTTATATTTTACTTTCACGAACTAGTTGCTTGCCTGGGATGTCAGGGGCTAGAGTGAGCAAACAGCATTTACGAGATTAATGTATGTGAAAAGGGTATAGGAAGATTTTCTTGCTTTCTCCTAGAAAATGAGATAACTAGTGCCAAAAAAATAccctaaaatatgtttttaagtTTTCTCAAAATTGATCTTATGAAATAAAAGTGGAGGAAAGAAAATACATTCAGGATAAACAGCAGAGGCTATGCTTGGTGATTACTACCTGCTGACCAGATGGCCACAAATATGGATTAAAGCGAACAGCACAATAGCCATCCTAGCATGAAAGAACACAGTGTCAACATTATTCCTCTGAGACATAACAGTGGTTGGTACATGGTCACATGAGATATTCTGTAGACCTTTAAAATGAGATGTTCAAGCTGCTTAACCCCACTTCCATCTTCAGCTGGATTTGCAAGGCAACAGCCAACAAATTTGGTTGGGAACTTGTTCAGGACACTGTCCAATGATTAAGTTATTAACTTGGTATAAGGAAATACCTTGTAGTGTTACATGGTGAGAACCATAACatggaagcaacaaataagggaAGCTGCTATAATTAATAAAACACagagaaaatttgaaagatCCAACTATGAGTCCTGCCAAT comes from Castanea sativa cultivar Marrone di Chiusa Pesio chromosome 3, ASM4071231v1 and encodes:
- the LOC142627737 gene encoding uncharacterized protein LOC142627737 isoform X2, producing MAEGKLDLPDDLLSSKPSDHSWSAKVEASGGNDEDKVLMGLLDESKDQSASESSIPLSPQWLYARPTEPKMETRGPTSVSLGNPTDPNQKDNWRLDGSEDKKDWRRTAADSEISRRWREEERETGLLGGRRDRRKAERRVDNISMRETVESRALPTSDRWHDGRNSGHETRRDSKWSSRWGPEDKDKESRTEKRTDLEKEDAHNDNQSFVGSNRSVSERDSDSRDKWRPRHRMEIHSGGSNAYRAAPGFGLERGRVEGSNMGFTLGRGRSNVVGRGSSTGPIGAADKSESVPGRPSHSVDSFCYPRGKLLDIYRRQKLDPSFTIMPDDMEELAPITEVGFIEPLAFVAPDAEQEAILGDIRRGKITSSGMVYSLYRKGRSTENVTGVEDLDSTEQNQGILLPTPNDEAATDDVYQADDDGTLWKYGSKRNVVDEKYIKEAEDNVTGAINGLEDGLAPIISESNGVCGATEIDGAQHSASQMNIGEKWQMADSDFAKHVQFDGIEFSTSFDLRPKLPDDSNSLFVVPSPEQNQSRNSQANDLDMVAPPEELSLYYVDPQGVTQGPFVGADIILWFEQGFFGTDLPVRLADAPEGTPFQELGKVLPYLKVKDGYDNSTEPNSKLEHCGAFEEQLDTSLPASASVMEINSSSVNDLCPTLTEFNSLSAQHVQSRVSEPEVSLQLPHSEGQSFHKLITQDEEIVFPGRPADKGYSIAKSSGSSRHSTDNPISHPSLPNELTEPGVPIQNDSKLHPFGLLWSELEGHTKHAKSSTPSTMGRAAPFGAMGDPALAAEMWPDVYRKNAHVDPNLYQDAMAARHFSLMEQESNHFDLAEQLMAQQFQQQQQQQQQQQLQQRSMLSPHAHINESVLEHVPTQNLLHQQLANRSAPDLDHLLTLQLQQQRQIQFQQQHQLHQQQQFHQQQKLLQEQKILQEQKLLQEQKLLQEQQQSQVRQVLLEQLFRSQMHDPGLGQSHVDPLRANHQAVLEQLLLQEMQQRSHHPSRHNEPSLEQIMQAKFGHMPQQDHQRDLYELISRAQHGQMQSLEQQLLQQDQLQARQLSMGLRQRTNIEGERHIGSMWPADESDQFLRTHAGPHRAHSSGFGPMDVYQRQQRPSHEEQLNHLERNLSFQERLRQGLYDPGSLPFERSASMPAGAPGMNLDVLAMARAHGLDMQESSARMQSAGQVGTFSSGIHPHNPHHPLIPNQFHGPQLDAIEGRWPENNEQLENDWIESRVQQLHINPERQKRESEVKMPSKDPTLWMSEGFNDEKSKQLLMELLHQKSGHQSTEPLEVGKETRAPSGLYSGLSSSDHPFTLCLDREAGLDNTFAVGSYGSSSCEPLQDERAASLESNEIMPFRSDSGSLVEGELRLAGINETGQAIYTNSNMIGKSIMSNDFSEAEGRKHGSKSEGVMKGPAFEIQEGLVEQARLAALDRGEILINALSRQSSIGGKTGFYSDKIGNSFVEEVSKVSKERVPVPLKGQDNNILLRRPPVPHPSSSQEGLSELVSDQVVRGKISSSGASDGGRREPGVNLLSQGSDIMASGKKDMRFRRTSSFGDADVSEASFIDMLKSNAKKSAPAEPQSTTGFSETTDGTQGGRGGKKKGKKGRQIDPALLGFKVTSNRIMMGEIQRIED